A genomic stretch from Pararhizobium sp. IMCC21322 includes:
- a CDS encoding carbohydrate ABC transporter permease: protein MNQSFGRQFSHYIALFFLAFFALAPIWVMVATSFKNDLDVQSAQPLWFFFVPTFDNYEYIMTRGKFDRYLVNSIIVACSSTVMTLLLGGFCAYALARQDFKGRNLMANSTLMVRMVPPAVLAVPAFAFVLISGIKNDLLVLTFLYTALNLPFAIWLLFGFYKQIPVELEEAAIVDGASPLQVFFQVLLPLMKSGYAVAGIFTFRIAWNEFILALLLTGRTTRTLPVGAAGFITDTGVEWGRIMAMGTLIVIPPLLFTFFAARQIISGMTAGAVKG from the coding sequence ATGAACCAAAGCTTTGGACGCCAGTTTTCACACTACATCGCGCTGTTCTTTCTGGCGTTTTTCGCGCTGGCTCCAATTTGGGTGATGGTTGCAACATCGTTCAAAAACGATCTCGACGTGCAAAGCGCTCAACCCCTGTGGTTCTTCTTCGTGCCGACCTTCGACAATTACGAATATATTATGACACGCGGCAAGTTCGACCGCTATCTGGTCAACTCCATCATCGTGGCCTGTTCTTCGACTGTGATGACCTTGTTGTTGGGCGGATTTTGCGCCTATGCCCTTGCGCGCCAGGACTTCAAAGGCCGCAATTTGATGGCAAACTCGACGCTGATGGTGCGTATGGTTCCGCCCGCCGTGCTTGCAGTACCGGCCTTTGCATTTGTATTGATCTCCGGCATCAAGAACGACCTGCTTGTGCTGACCTTCCTCTACACGGCATTGAACCTGCCCTTTGCAATCTGGCTTCTGTTTGGCTTCTACAAACAAATTCCTGTCGAACTGGAAGAAGCGGCCATTGTTGATGGCGCATCCCCCCTGCAGGTCTTTTTTCAAGTGCTTCTGCCGCTCATGAAATCAGGCTATGCGGTTGCAGGCATCTTCACCTTCCGCATCGCCTGGAACGAGTTCATTCTGGCGCTGTTGTTAACGGGGCGCACCACCCGCACACTTCCTGTGGGCGCGGCAGGCTTTATCACCGATACCGGCGTTGAGTGGGGGCGCATCATGGCGATGGGCACACTTATCGTGATCCCACCACTGCTATTCACCTTCTTTGCTGCGCGCCAGATTATCTCCGGCATGACAGCTGGGGCGGTCAAGGGTTAG
- a CDS encoding cytochrome b561 domain-containing protein, whose amino-acid sequence MGDLFGISVEWLMGSIDAARPHYITPAQAWHGRFMLLAWGICIPFGILIARYLKVTPGQNWPDELDNKFWWRSHLLLQIGGTSIMLFALAIILAFGNSDTSAQPNWHGWLGWSIITLACMQIASGYLRGSKGGPTDPSAEDHLHGDHYDMTPRRVLFEKFHKTVGYVLLLGGASGVLHGMWTANAPRWMFVCIIAFWGLLGLSVFVMPKRFVVRNSYHAIWGPDANLPGNQKS is encoded by the coding sequence ATGGGCGATTTGTTCGGGATTTCTGTGGAATGGCTTATGGGTTCCATCGACGCCGCAAGGCCCCACTACATCACCCCGGCGCAGGCATGGCACGGTCGATTCATGCTGTTGGCCTGGGGCATCTGCATACCTTTTGGCATTCTCATTGCCCGCTATCTGAAGGTGACTCCTGGTCAAAACTGGCCCGACGAGTTGGACAACAAATTCTGGTGGCGCTCTCACCTCCTCTTGCAGATCGGCGGAACAAGCATAATGCTTTTCGCATTGGCTATCATTTTGGCCTTCGGAAATTCAGATACCAGCGCACAACCTAATTGGCACGGCTGGCTCGGTTGGAGCATCATTACCCTGGCTTGCATGCAGATTGCGTCTGGCTATTTGAGAGGATCGAAAGGCGGCCCGACCGACCCGTCCGCAGAAGACCATCTGCACGGCGACCACTACGACATGACCCCACGACGGGTTTTGTTCGAAAAATTTCACAAGACGGTTGGCTATGTCTTACTTCTGGGCGGTGCGTCTGGCGTTCTGCATGGCATGTGGACCGCCAACGCGCCTCGATGGATGTTTGTCTGCATCATCGCTTTTTGGGGCCTGTTGGGCCTTTCGGTTTTTGTCATGCCCAAACGGTTTGTGGTTAGAAACTCTTATCACGCCATCTGGGGCCCCGATGCGAACCTGCCGGGCAATCAGAAGAGTTAA
- a CDS encoding M12 family metallopeptidase: protein MSKAAKMCFDKILPWDLLKPHRMRVDGAGKTAAISPVGKQWVNGSNLRIRFMDGTKAQHDLVKKHAPEWTEHANLSFEFTDDPNADVRISFNSSDGAWSYVGLDNKNIPIHAATMNLGWVDRAVILHEFGHMIGLGHEHQNPDGGIIWNEQEVIRALAGPPNFWSEAQTRHNVLRKYSANQIHGTNFDPNSVMLYQFPGSWTHNLPGGTQGNDDLSDVDKGFVAGAKMYPGQEGGGGTEATELPIFKPVDGAIGQAGEEDLYVFDVDDAGKYVVETTGGQDLYLSLFGPGSMTDLIAQDDDGGYGRNSRVAEILSPGKYFATVRHFDEAATGSYQIQVIAQN, encoded by the coding sequence ATGTCCAAAGCTGCAAAAATGTGTTTCGATAAAATTTTACCCTGGGATCTTCTGAAGCCGCATCGGATGCGTGTCGATGGAGCCGGAAAGACAGCCGCGATATCGCCGGTGGGCAAACAATGGGTCAATGGAAGCAATCTGCGCATCCGCTTCATGGACGGCACCAAGGCCCAACATGATCTGGTCAAGAAACATGCACCGGAGTGGACCGAACACGCCAATCTGTCATTTGAGTTTACCGATGACCCGAATGCTGATGTGCGCATCTCGTTCAATTCAAGCGATGGCGCGTGGTCCTATGTTGGTCTCGATAACAAGAATATTCCAATTCATGCTGCCACGATGAATCTTGGCTGGGTCGACCGCGCTGTGATTCTGCATGAATTCGGCCATATGATCGGCCTTGGCCACGAGCATCAGAACCCGGACGGTGGCATTATCTGGAACGAACAGGAAGTCATTCGGGCATTGGCAGGCCCGCCAAACTTTTGGAGCGAAGCACAGACGCGCCACAATGTGCTCCGCAAATACTCCGCTAATCAGATACACGGCACAAATTTCGATCCAAACTCGGTGATGCTGTATCAGTTCCCGGGATCGTGGACTCATAATCTGCCCGGCGGAACACAGGGCAATGATGATTTATCAGATGTCGACAAAGGCTTCGTGGCCGGAGCAAAAATGTATCCAGGACAGGAGGGCGGCGGCGGAACGGAGGCAACCGAGCTTCCCATTTTCAAACCAGTCGACGGTGCCATTGGCCAGGCAGGCGAAGAGGATCTGTATGTCTTCGACGTTGATGACGCGGGAAAATACGTGGTCGAAACAACCGGCGGTCAGGACCTGTATCTGTCTCTGTTCGGCCCCGGCAGCATGACCGATCTCATTGCACAGGATGATGATGGCGGTTACGGACGCAACTCAAGGGTCGCAGAGATCCTGAGTCCCGGAAAATATTTCGCCACGGTGCGCCATTTCGATGAGGCAGCGACCGGATCATATCAAATACAGGTGATAGCCCAAAACTGA